One segment of Ziziphus jujuba cultivar Dongzao chromosome 12, ASM3175591v1 DNA contains the following:
- the LOC107405724 gene encoding beta-amyrin 28-monooxygenase has protein sequence MDNFLLSFSLILPIFFAIFIFHALKPKSNGKPEKLPPGSFGFPIVGEAISFLYQNHDKFISHRMGKHSSKIFKTNLLGDPVVVLCGTAGHKFIASNELQIFQSWRPQSMQKLFRSSIQPPSSSSSSSSSSSTSITRETEKQITRAPGFMRTDALVHYVGIMDGAVQEHLKNHWVGKEIVNVHRQAQLLFLTLAGRFFMGLEDSARIEKLSNLMHKIMLSLDVLPLNVPGTSFYNGMKAAKEVRQEIQLLIKEKKTAMDNGAQMQDILSFMISRPDPSTGKPLLDADVADKVMGLLSGAFNSPSISISFIMKFLGERPEIYEKVRYEQLEIASSKQVGEALTWEDVQKMKYSWNVALEVMRLRPPTRGLFREALTDFEYEGYTIPKGWKVYWTVCSTKMDPECFPEPEKFDPTRYAIEGPPPYTNVPFGSGPRTCPGKDYARLQILTFLHHVVKRFNWEVINSDCKVLGGTNPVPYEGVHVRLHSSSV, from the exons ATGGacaattttcttctttccttttctctaatcCTCCCAATATTCTTTGCCATCTTCATCTTTCATGCATTGAAGCCAAAATCCAATGGGAAACCTGAAAAACTTCCTCCGGGAAGTTTCGGCTTCCCGATCGTCGGCGAAGCCATTTCCTTCCTGTATCAAAACCATGACAAATTTATATCCCATAGAATGGGAAAGCACTCatcaaaaatcttcaaaaccaATTTACTAGGAGACCCTGTTGTTGTTCTCTGTGGAACTGCAGGGCACAAATTCATCGCTTCCAATGAGCTTCAGATTTTCCAATCATGGCGTCCACAATCCATGCAGAAACTCTTCCGCTCCTCAATCCAACCAccatcctcttcttcttcttcttcttcttcttcttcaacctcgATAACCCGCGAAACCGAGAAGCAGATAACTCGAGCTCCGGGTTTTATGAGAACTGATGCTCTGGTTCACTACGTAGGAATAATGGATGGTGCAGTTCAAGAACACTTGAAAAACCATTGGGTTGGTAAAGAAATAGTTAACGTCCATCGTCAAGCACAGTTGTTGTTTTTAACTCTGGCAGGTAGATTTTTCATGGGACTCGAAGATTCAGCTCGGATCGAAAAGCTTTCGAATTTGATGCATAAGATTATGCTCTCACTTGACGTTCTTCCTCTGAATGTTCCTGGAACTAGTTTCTATAACGGAATGAAAGCCGCGAAAGAGGTGAGACAGGAGATTCAGTTGTTGATAAAGGAGAAGAAAACCGCCATGGATAATGGAGCTCAGATGCAGGACATTTTGTCTTTCATGATTAGCAGACCGGATCCAAGCACTGGGAAACCATTGTTAGATGCGGATGTTGCTGATAAAGTTATGGGTTTGCTATCTGGTGCTTTTAACTCTCCCTCCATTAGTATCTCTTTCATCATGAAGTTTCTTGGAGAAAGACCTGAGATTTATGAGAAAGTTCGATATG AGCAATTAGAAATTGCAAGCTCCAAACAAGTTGGCGAGGCACTTACTTGGGAAGATGTACAGAAGATGAAGTATTCATGGAACGTAGCACTTGAAGTAATGAGGCTAAGACCACCTACTCGAGGTTTGTTTAGAGAAGCCTTAACAGACTTCGAGTATGAAGGTTATACAATTCCCAAAGGATGGAAG gTTTATTGGACGGTTTGCTCCACAAAAATGGACCCAGAGTGTTTTCCAGAACCAGAGAAGTTTGATCCAACAAGGTACGCGATCGAAGGTCCTCCACCATACACCAATGTCCCATTTGGGAGCGGTCCTAGAACTTGTCCGGGAAAGGACTATGCTCGTCTCCAAATTCTCACTTTTCTCCATCATGTTGTCAAAAGGTTCAATTGGGAAGTGATCAATTCTGACTGCAAGGTTTTGGGAGGTACCAATCCAGTGCCATATGAAGGCGTTCACGTACGCCTTCATAGCTCTTCCGTGTAG